The Raphanus sativus cultivar WK10039 unplaced genomic scaffold, ASM80110v3 Scaffold0425, whole genome shotgun sequence genome contains the following window.
CTTTATATTTTCATGACAAGTGGGATTTTACATTCTTGAATAAAACAACTAGAGTGGAAGAGAGACTGCTAGTCCAAAATTTATAGATGTCTCAACCATGAGTAAGTTGAATTAAACCCATAATTCGATTTTTATAAGAGACAGCAATAACGAAGAAAAGagtgaagaaaacaaaaaaaaaagcaaatactTAATGTAACGAGAGACCTCTGTCATCAAAGAGCTTCTTAGCCTCTCTCTCCCATGAAAGCTATTACAAAATGGAGCAAGCTTTTTGCGCCttgctcttctttttcttctgctTTGGAGGTTGAAGGACCACTCTGATCGCTGCATCGAAGACTCCCTTCACGTTCTGCCgtttatatatgcatatatatcaCACAAGGGTTTTCATCAAAAAAAGATGGAAGGCAATACACTGAAAAATGTTACTCATAAGATTTATATTTACCTCTTGTGATTTTGAACTGCATTCAATGTAAGCAGGCGCTTCAATTAGCTTCTTCAGTTCCTCCCCCTTCAATTTCGCAGAGCCAGGCAAAATGATTAACGAGTTTTTTTGTTGCGAAAATGGCACTGAGGAGATAACAAATATTCATACCTGAGCTGTGGTAATAGGGACAGCACCAGGATGGTCTACGAAGAACTGCTTGTCATCCCGAAGATCTGACAGAAAAGTTCAgacttgtatatataaaatgcaTAAAAGCAAGATATGAAAAGAGAGTAGTAAAGTTACCTAGTTTGGTACCAACAAGGACGATGGGGACACCAGGAGCATAATGCTGCAACTCAGGGATCCACTTCTTGGAGACATTCTCATAACTAGCCTTACTAATGAGAGAGAAGGCTAGAATGAAAACATCAGCACCACGGTAACTCAATGGTCTTAATCTGTTATAGTCCTCCTGCCCtgttaaaacaaatatattatttgatagtaaatCCACAGCTGCAGCTAAGACAAGCTCAATAATGAAATGAGTGATCATTAATTTACCTGCAGTATCCCACAATCCAAGATTGACCGTGGCTCCATTAACAACCACATTGGCACTAAAGTTATCGAAAACAGTGGGGACATAGTCCTGTTCcaatggaaaaaaaataattttaagtgaAAATAATACATACAAGCTCCTTTAACATTCTTTCTATCAGACAATATTTGAATAACCAATCACAATTAATTCACATGAAATGTATATCTTCAGACAGAGATGACAAATGTTGCCAAGAATGTTGGATACATGATCATTACCGTGGGAAAGGTGTTGCTGGTGTAAGAAATGAGCAAACATGTTTTGCCAACAGCTCCATCTCCAACGGTGACACACTTTATGAACCTTGATGCGCTCATTGCCGATacaaatacacacacacacaaaaggaATTAATCAACCTCAGATGTATACCTGAGGAACCTAGAGAACCCCTCTATATGAAGCCAATTCCTATGAATATTCTACCATCTAGATTCAATGAACCATCTCccgcacaaaaaaaaagacaaaaaaaactaagtaaATTTCAGAGGACACAAAGGACGTGATTGATCATAGGAGGAGTAAGAAGAAGAATGTGAATGTGAATGTGAATGTTTTGTGTTAACAAAACGTGAGGACAATGAATTGGATCAacagagagaaaagagaagacgAAGTAGAAAGTGATGGCCTCAAATAATTGCCATTGAAGCGTTCTCTAAGGGATGGTATGTAATGGCATCATCTCTGCCACCAACCTCCCCCGATTCTTTTgcctcctttttcttttcttcttttaaaaacatattaactgtttttgttgttattttttattggttttggtttttaatattttagacatttttctataaaaaaaaattatcatgaTTGTTATGCAATGCGTCAACAAGACATTTCTCTAATGGAACATCATAATGTTTGGTCATGTGTCTTGTTTAGTACTAAAATGTAGGCTATCGTGCACATAATTAACTTCATCTCCGACACTCATACGTCATGCACATACATAAGAAATAGTCTAAATAcataatctatatatatgtcAACAACAAACATGCAAAGATAAACTAGTTGCATAAATGGTAAAATGTGAATATACTTTGCTAAGATTAGGATAAGGCTTCTTCCAAATCATACTTTGCTTTCTCCAGCTGACAAAACATACTTCTCCATAGACCCTTCTTTAAAATATAGACATTGCTCAATCCTAGTACTTGATTTCTTGTACTTGCTCTTGGAACGTCTTACAATGGCAATGAGCCTCGTTGCAGAGTACCTCAAAGAGATAGAGAAGACTCGTAGAGACCTTCGAGCTCTCTATCTCTTCTAGAAACTGTGCTCCCATTACACTTCCTCTTGCGTAACATCTTTCTTGCTCTCCAACCATTCGCTAATAACTCTGTTTTGCTTAACCAAAACGACGGGTACATAGAAACATTCACTACTCAAACAGCtaagaaaatcaaaacatacaaaaagaaaacattatcaTTCTCACAATGATATTTTGAAGTTCACCAGTCAAacccaattaaaaaaattgtatcaatgtctgtataaatatattcacTCAAAGAAGGTAAAACACATGCACCAACAACAATAACCAAAAACcctaatattttcttttaatctgGTCATTGCTTCTGTACCAAGGCAATGAGACTGATGTCCAAACAACACACCTCCTCTACTTAGAACTCTTTTTccccttctttctttctttagcTGCCGTTTTAATTACGGTTGAAGCCAACGACGATGGTTTAACTGCACTCTTTGGGTTAAGAACTTGTCTTAACTTGAAAACGGTCCACGCCGTTCCAAGTGCATGCCCTGCTGCTCCAAGCCCTGCGTTTGTCGCCTCTGCTGTCTTTGCTCCATAcctaaaaaaaaacacaatatcaaaaacactaaatcaTCCGATCAATATAACCACTGAACACATTTGTCTTTTATACTTACTTGTGATCGACTATCTCAGTAGTTACAGTTGAAGTTGTTTTCATAACGTTCTTTCCCGCTATTTCAACAGCATCACAAACCTTGTCTGTTACACACACATGTTAAAAATCAGTGTCAAGATGGATACAAAAGGACAGAGTAGGGTATTAAGTCAACTCTTACTGAAACCGTCAAGTGTTGCAAGAACCATCTCTCCAGGAAGAAGACCAAAAAGTTTCTTCCCAGCTGCGCTATTCACCACCGAGCTCGTGAAGAATCCAGAGACTTTCACAGCACCAGAGAGCACTCCTTTCGCCACTTTCTCCGTCATCTTCGTCATCTTCCTCACTCTGTTATATATACAACCCATTAAGTCTCAAACACACATTCTtgaacataaacaaaaaataataataataataaaagattgTACCTTTTGAGACGTTTTAGAGTGGAAGGGCTAacttctctctccttctctgcTTTGGTCAGCTTCCGTTACCCCACATGAGACGATCCATCGTCACATCTCCACACCAAAGTATCCCTTTGATCAGCTGCCCCGAGCCCGCGGCGACCATCTTCGCCGCGACTCCGCTGTAATCCTCCACGTTCGGAGCCAGAGTCGTCCAGTACGCCGTGCATTGCTTCTCcaccatcttcttcctcttccccgTCAGCTCCGCCGGCGACGTCTCCTTCGCCGCCGTTAAATCCGTCAAGGTCTCGACTTTCTCCGCCGTGAAGCTGCTGTAGTCCGCTAGGATCTCGTCTAGCTTCTCCAGCAGGGGCTCTTGTCCTTTGGAGGCGATGGTGAGCCCGTAGTTCAGCATATCCGGGTCGTCGTCGGCGGGGTGATCCGACCCGGGTTCGTTAACGGGTCGGAGGGAGAAGAAGTAGTGCGACTCGTCTACCTTCACGGCGGGTTCGTCTTTGGTCAACGGCCACTGGATCTCGTCGGCGACGCGGGCGAAAACCGCGACGGTGATGTCTCCGTGAACGAGACGGAGGATCTGGAGTTCTCCGACGGCGAGCTCGACGCTGTATGATTTGTCGATGAGGTGGAGGATGGCGCCGTGGATTGTGAGGATCACTTCCTCCGTTGCTACAGGAGGAGCAGAGGCTGTCGAGGACTGCTCCGGGAAGATGTTGTTGACGAGATCATTCACGTCGAGTGAGGGATAGAGATTGTTAGTAGAAGAGGAAGTGGAGGAGCTTGGGAGAGGAGCAGTGGCGGTTGAAGTGTCGATGGTTGGATAAAGCTTGGGGCTTGGAGAGGGTTCCATTTTTTATCGCCGGGAGTTTGAAACAGAGGAGGAAGACGAATgggaaatgaagaagaagaaaggtttGGGTATTTTATATGAATGTGAAAACGATTTGATTAACTGTTAAGTAATTTGCTGTCCGAATACAGGCAGACGTGGGTGTTGCGTGTTTGAAGAGCGCGTACTTATGTCTAAACCGGGGGACGGTTTAATACATAACTACAAGGTCACTTACAAGTGCTTTTCCAAAATTTTCTTCTTGAAAAGCTTTATCCAAAATTTACTTTGTAATCTATCATATATACAGATTATCACTAATTTGCCTATGGTTCTTATCTCAAAAAGGAAGGgatttttttgttctaatttagtaatttgtaacctaaaagattaaataattgataggtctaattaattataatgaTGAAAAACTCTTTTAGTGGATATAAGATTTAAGGGAGATAAGTGTTGTTCTGTTTTAACAATTGTTGATAACTTACTGAGTTAGATAATAattcatgaaaattatatattatgtcacctattattttctctattttgacAGAGGTATGCCGTATGCTTTAGAGTAGATCAATTTGCAATTTCATCTCAAATTCCTCAAAATTACATTTTGGGAAAATAATCCAATAGATCTTTACGTAATTAAACTGTATAAATAAAGAaggataaataataattacaagAAAGAAATctagacaaaaagaaaagaaaagaaaaaaatctagaCAAAGCAAAGtacaagaagaaaaaatctAAGGGATGTCTAATCTCATCACTTTACTTTCTTTTGACATGTCTATATGAGTTTGACTTTGAGGTAAGAGCTAAGACTTGTCAACTTAGttagtttaaatattatttacaaaatataatcaaatataaaaataattaacatgTAGATTGTAGACTGATTACTTTTGGAAATCGTCGTCGTCCAGGCGGTGGAGCACACTTCAACTTCTTCTCTTATATGGAAGATCCTTCGCCAAGCTCTTCTCCGTAGATCTGGTTAAACTCCACTTCTCCTTCTTCCGGCATCCTTTTAGTCTCATTGATACAACATTGATAAATTATCTGTAAATGATAGATAATACAGGACTTGTCTGTAAGTATCTCTCAATATGTCTCTTATGTGGGCAGAGTGTTGTATAGTGGTGAGATTTTCATTTTGATCTTAGATTAGTTAAGTAGAATTTTATGGGGACAATGTTACTCTGTGTAATTGCCTGGTAAGCTGCTGATATAACCGCTAACCAAACTATGGATGGATTAGTAGCTGATTAGAGTTTTAGTATGTTATATTCATTTACAATCTGGAATCAACCACGCTGAGTTGTTTGGGGGGGTCTGAAATGCTATTTTGAATTGTAAATCCCTGATATTCATTTGCGAAGTAGGATGGTTCTTCTTGTTTTGTATCATCAACATTTGATGAGTTCTCTCATCAAACAACTTTTACAGGAGACATCTCAAATGGCTATTTAGTTCAAAATGAATAATTGATAATGTCAGTTGATTACTGTAGGGTTTTCGGTGGACGTGGCTGATGATTATGTGTGTCTGTATTACAGTATACCAATGATAATTCGATTGCGTGGCTCTGTCAGGACAGGAAAAGGTGAACAACCAAACTTAGCTTTCCAGGTTCTTCTATTTTAGGAAGATTCGTCATCGGTCTTGGATTCTGCTAATTAGTACGACTGTAGTTACGTATCAACGTAAAGCTAGATCGTATCAGTCTAActtctaaaaaaaaacagtaaaagtCATGGCCATTTTATAAATTGCTGCGACTCTTATATAAAAGAATCAAAATTGgcttgatctttttttttttttttggcaaaaaattGGCTTGATCTTTGTGTCAAAATTAATGTGTAAAGGTGAACACATAGGTTTGGTTGTACAGTCAGGTCTCAGGTATCCCGTACAAGGTACACAGAATGCAATAAACTGAAACCCAGCACAACTCAACAAAACGCAAAGTGACATAAGCAAAAAAGCAAAAGTACAGTATCCATTTCAGAAACCAAATCCAGTTAAACTTACATAGTTATTACCACAAAGAAAAAGGATTGAAACCCTTTTTGtataacaataaaacaaaaaaaaacatcaaaaggACCAAGCAAATTCATCATTCCGACCAGCAAAATATTAGAAACGAAATAGAGTAATATCAAAACTTATACATCACTCAAATCCATCTCCATCCTTTTGTTGATTACAGAGTAAATCAAGCAACAGAACATTCCCTCGCAAAGTGACCTTTTTCACCACACTTGTAACactctccaccacctccacctgCGTTTCTACCGCCACCTCCACCACTTCCTCTCCGGTCACAATCACGAGCCAAGTGACCAGTACCACCACACTCGTAACAAGCACCAGACTGTCTCTTCGTCGCACAATCCCTAGCCATGTGTCCGACTCCACCACACGTGTAACAagtaccaccaccaccaccacctccgcCGCCGCTTCCACGTTCACCGCCGGTTCCTTTCTGAACGCAATCCCTAGCAAAGTGACCAGCTTCACCGCAAGTGTAGCACCCACCGGAGGCTCCTCCACGttcgccgccgccgccgccgcttGATTTCTGAACGCAATCCCTAGCCAAGTGACCAGACTCACCACAACTGTAACAAGACGCTCCACGCTCACCGCCGTCTTCATCACGGCAATCCTTAGCGAGATGACCAGCCTCGCCGCAATTATAACAACCGCCGCCGCCACCGATGCGCCTAGCACCGCCGCCGCGAGAGCTGGTCTCCTTCTTAC
Protein-coding sequences here:
- the LOC108853985 gene encoding rac-like GTP-binding protein ARAC1 isoform X1 — its product is MSASRFIKCVTVGDGAVGKTCLLISYTSNTFPTDYVPTVFDNFSANVVVNGATVNLGLWDTAGKLMITHFIIELVLAAAVDLLSNNIFVLTGQEDYNRLRPLSYRGADVFILAFSLISKASYENVSKKWIPELQHYAPGVPIVLVGTKLDLRDDKQFFVDHPGAVPITTAQGEELKKLIEAPAYIECSSKSQENVKGVFDAAIRVVLQPPKQKKKKSKAQKACSIL
- the LOC108853985 gene encoding rac-like GTP-binding protein ARAC1 isoform X2 — its product is MSASRFIKCVTVGDGAVGKTCLLISYTSNTFPTDYVPTVFDNFSANVVVNGATVNLGLWDTAGQEDYNRLRPLSYRGADVFILAFSLISKASYENVSKKWIPELQHYAPGVPIVLVGTKLDLRDDKQFFVDHPGAVPITTAQGEELKKLIEAPAYIECSSKSQENVKGVFDAAIRVVLQPPKQKKKKSKAQKACSIL
- the LOC108853982 gene encoding LOW QUALITY PROTEIN: senescence/dehydration-associated protein At4g35985, chloroplastic-like (The sequence of the model RefSeq protein was modified relative to this genomic sequence to represent the inferred CDS: inserted 1 base in 1 codon) — its product is MEPSPSPKLYPTIDTSTATAPLPSSSTSSSTNNLYPSLDVNDLVNNIFPEQSSTASAPPVATEEVILTIHGAILHLIDKSYSVELAVGELQILRLVHGDITVAVFARVADEIQWPLTKDEPAVKVDESHYFFSLRPVNEPGSDHPADDDPDMLNYGLTIASKGQEPLLEKLDEILADYSSFTAEKVETLTDLTAAKETSPAELTGKRKKMVEKQCTAYWTTLAPNVEDYSGVAAKMVAAGSGQLIKGILWCGDVTMDRLMWGNXKLTKAEKEREVSPSTLKRLKRVRKMTKMTEKVAKGVLSGAVKVSGFFTSSVVNSAAGKKLFGLLPGEMVLATLDGFNKVCDAVEIAGKNVMKTTSTVTTEIVDHKYGAKTAEATNAGLGAAGHALGTAWTVFKLRQVLNPKSAVKPSSLASTVIKTAAKERKKGKKSSK
- the LOC108853984 gene encoding cold shock protein 1 is translated as MASEDQSAARSTGKVNWFNDSKGYGFITPDGGGEELFVHQSSIVSDGYRSLAIDDLVEFSVVEGTDGKTKAVDVSAPGGAPLRKKETSSRGGGARRIGGGGGCYNCGEAGHLAKDCRDEDGGERGASCYSCGESGHLARDCVQKSSGGGGGERGGASGGCYTCGEAGHFARDCVQKGTGGERGSGGGGGGGGGTCYTCGGVGHMARDCATKRQSGACYECGGTGHLARDCDRRGSGGGGGRNAGGGGGECYKCGEKGHFARECSVA